Proteins co-encoded in one Coriobacterium glomerans PW2 genomic window:
- a CDS encoding family 43 glycosylhydrolase, producing the protein MPRTICNPLDLPYRYQIKIAPGKQAEWIFREGADPTIIRWRDRFLLFASMSGGFWHSRDLMSWEFKATPELPIHDYAPDVREIDGSVVFCASHRDSLCTFYRSEDPISETFEPIAQTMEFWDPDLFQDDDGKLYLYWGCSSTEPIFGVELDRQTFKPLGSPIPLIDRDESRLGWERKGENNHVGEPKNAMEAAILAHTGNRPFIEGAYMTKWNGRYYLQFAAPGTECNVYADGVYIGRSPLGPFEYQAWNPFSSNPGGFMQAAGHGSTFQDFYGNWWHASTMRISVNENFERRIGVFPCEFDEDGLLHCDQRFACHPQVMPKKRRALDQVETPWMLLSALGRADASSQEDGFSAENAISEDCRCWWAAKLDDADPWVQIDLGRLAEVHAIQVNLADHKLPDSGIEERELVDSGAYFKRIIITEDQPTRFLLETSEDGSAWCPVADTRDGRSDRPHAYFELSEPRRIRYVRLSGIKAPMGGRAAVSGLRIFGCEDGSEPDTVRSVRSQRTEGGLSAELSWDEAAGAAGYVVRYGTDPKKLYGSWQLSAQSSTNLTLSTLDADKRYWAAVDSFGPCGVVQGEPFPIGDAADESPKSSQAQCDSTD; encoded by the coding sequence ATGCCCCGCACCATCTGCAATCCACTTGATCTCCCGTACCGCTATCAGATCAAGATCGCCCCCGGAAAGCAGGCGGAATGGATATTTCGCGAGGGGGCGGACCCCACGATCATTCGGTGGCGCGACCGATTTCTCCTGTTCGCCTCGATGAGCGGAGGATTCTGGCATTCTCGGGACCTGATGAGCTGGGAGTTCAAGGCGACTCCGGAGCTGCCGATCCACGATTACGCACCCGACGTCCGCGAGATCGACGGCTCGGTGGTGTTCTGCGCAAGTCATCGCGATAGCCTGTGCACCTTCTACCGCAGCGAGGATCCGATCTCCGAGACCTTCGAGCCGATCGCGCAGACGATGGAGTTCTGGGACCCCGATCTGTTCCAAGATGACGACGGCAAGCTCTATCTCTACTGGGGCTGCTCATCGACGGAGCCGATCTTCGGCGTCGAGCTCGATCGGCAGACCTTCAAGCCGCTCGGAAGCCCCATCCCGCTCATCGACAGAGACGAGAGCCGCTTGGGCTGGGAGCGCAAGGGAGAGAACAACCATGTAGGCGAGCCGAAAAATGCCATGGAGGCCGCGATCCTGGCGCATACCGGAAACAGGCCGTTCATCGAGGGCGCCTATATGACGAAGTGGAACGGTCGCTACTACCTTCAGTTTGCGGCACCGGGCACCGAGTGCAACGTCTACGCCGATGGCGTCTATATCGGACGCTCGCCTCTCGGTCCTTTCGAGTATCAGGCATGGAACCCCTTTTCAAGCAATCCGGGCGGCTTCATGCAGGCAGCCGGGCACGGCAGCACGTTTCAGGATTTCTACGGCAACTGGTGGCACGCCTCGACCATGCGCATATCGGTCAACGAGAACTTCGAGCGTCGCATCGGCGTGTTCCCCTGCGAATTCGACGAGGACGGCTTACTCCATTGCGACCAGCGCTTCGCCTGTCATCCCCAGGTGATGCCGAAGAAGCGCCGCGCCCTTGATCAGGTTGAGACGCCTTGGATGCTGCTGAGCGCGCTGGGGCGGGCGGACGCCTCGAGCCAAGAGGACGGGTTTTCAGCGGAAAATGCGATCTCGGAGGACTGCCGGTGCTGGTGGGCCGCAAAGCTCGACGATGCCGATCCCTGGGTCCAGATTGATCTTGGCCGGCTCGCCGAGGTTCATGCGATCCAGGTCAACCTAGCCGATCATAAGCTTCCTGATTCCGGAATCGAGGAGCGTGAGCTTGTCGATTCGGGAGCCTACTTCAAGCGCATCATCATCACCGAAGATCAACCTACCCGCTTTCTGCTCGAGACCTCCGAGGACGGTTCGGCTTGGTGTCCGGTTGCAGATACCCGTGACGGCAGGTCGGATCGGCCGCATGCCTATTTCGAGCTCTCCGAGCCACGCCGTATCCGCTATGTCAGGTTGTCCGGTATCAAAGCGCCCATGGGGGGACGCGCCGCCGTCAGCGGGCTGCGCATATTCGGCTGCGAGGACGGAAGCGAGCCGGACACCGTGCGAAGCGTTCGCTCTCAAAGGACTGAGGGGGGACTCTCCGCAGAGCTGAGCTGGGACGAGGCGGCCGGTGCCGCCGGTTACGTCGTCCGGTATGGCACGGATCCGAAAAAGCTGTACGGCAGCTGGCAGCTGAGCGCTCAGAGCAGCACGAATCTGACGCTGAGCACGCTGGATGCCGACAAGCGCTACTGGGCCGCGGTTGACAGCTTCGGGCCGTGCGGCGTCGTCCAAGGCGAGCCGTTTCCCATCGGCGATGCAGCGGATGAGAGCCCAAAGAGCTCCCAAGCCCAGTGCGATTCGACAGACTGA
- a CDS encoding alpha-L-rhamnosidase — translation MIEQDLNDALIWIERPYEEGAVELLEQIVPDVEPTRATLTITALGLYEASIDGAKVGEAMLAPGYTYYPHDLRYQSYDVTSMLHPGSHLCVLLAQGWYCGRFGCDNKTQLYGSAPSVAWLLDIEGEDGSVHRLTSADDSVRAKVSPYDYAGLYDGEIYWAEGASEKRPQTPEVVQPSRSACHLPDNLVASRTEVRLHETIDPISVTEHGQVTILDFGQNMAAVIEIDPTLVSSDCITIRHGEILDEDGNLYTRNLRRAKATIVYHKGSEHEIWRPRFTYMGFRFVELSGSAYRPGMLRARPIHTSMDQTGRFSSGHEGLNRLYMNQIWSQRSNYVGIPTDCPQRDERQGYTGDAHVFALTASYNYDVRAFMNEFLCDIRMTQLDNSEGYVGPIAPATGPTGVGFITMQGWGSADTIIPWMLYEQYGDDSALRMQYPSMLAHTDCELAHAGEGGLWLAPNLGDWLAPGVDVAWAAQHSAPVSNAFLIRDLDLTARAARYLGNSADAKRLEAAAARCRAAYRDSFLTPDGRMTDGYQGALVLALNYVIEQGPAWEATFSQLVEDVETHGLRTGFFSTEHLLGLLADNGEARLAYDLLLQDGCPGWMYQVRKGATTIWERWDAIRPDGSVNEDQTSEQSSENMVSFNHYAFGSVGAFLYRHILGIAPIEPGYRRVRIEPRVDRRLGHAQGEFRSVAGDIRVSWDLERSEATLDVELPVSGEVLVPDGSRHAVGAGSHHFTFEFEPADRLQ, via the coding sequence ATGATCGAACAGGACCTGAACGATGCGTTGATCTGGATCGAGCGGCCCTACGAAGAAGGTGCCGTGGAGCTGCTCGAGCAGATCGTGCCGGATGTGGAGCCGACGCGCGCGACGCTGACCATAACCGCGCTCGGACTCTATGAGGCCTCGATCGACGGTGCGAAGGTGGGCGAGGCCATGCTGGCGCCGGGCTACACGTATTACCCGCATGATCTTCGCTACCAGAGCTACGATGTGACGAGCATGCTGCATCCGGGGTCCCATCTTTGCGTCCTCCTTGCGCAGGGATGGTACTGCGGCCGCTTCGGCTGCGACAACAAGACGCAGCTCTACGGATCTGCTCCGTCGGTGGCATGGCTGCTCGACATCGAGGGCGAGGATGGCTCGGTGCATCGTCTCACCTCGGCGGACGATTCGGTGAGAGCGAAGGTGAGCCCATATGACTACGCCGGCCTCTACGACGGGGAGATCTACTGGGCCGAGGGCGCGTCCGAGAAGCGGCCGCAGACGCCCGAAGTCGTTCAGCCCTCCCGCAGCGCGTGCCATCTGCCTGACAACCTCGTTGCGAGCCGCACTGAGGTGAGGCTGCATGAGACCATCGACCCGATCAGCGTTACCGAGCATGGTCAGGTGACGATTCTGGACTTCGGTCAGAATATGGCGGCTGTCATCGAGATCGATCCCACGCTCGTTTCCAGCGACTGCATCACGATTCGCCATGGCGAGATCCTAGATGAGGATGGGAATCTGTATACGCGCAATCTGCGTCGCGCGAAGGCGACCATCGTCTATCACAAGGGGAGCGAGCATGAGATCTGGCGGCCCCGGTTTACCTATATGGGATTTCGCTTCGTCGAGCTCAGCGGCTCTGCCTACCGTCCCGGAATGCTGCGTGCCCGGCCGATTCACACCTCGATGGATCAGACGGGCCGCTTCTCAAGCGGACATGAAGGTCTCAATCGCCTGTATATGAATCAGATCTGGAGCCAGCGGTCGAACTACGTGGGCATCCCGACCGATTGCCCCCAGCGTGACGAGCGACAGGGATACACGGGAGACGCGCACGTCTTCGCGCTCACGGCATCCTACAACTATGATGTTCGCGCGTTCATGAATGAGTTTCTCTGCGACATCCGCATGACCCAGCTTGATAACTCCGAGGGCTATGTCGGCCCGATCGCGCCGGCTACCGGCCCGACTGGCGTGGGGTTCATCACCATGCAGGGCTGGGGCAGCGCGGACACGATCATCCCTTGGATGCTGTACGAGCAGTATGGTGACGATTCCGCTTTGAGGATGCAGTATCCGAGCATGCTCGCGCACACCGATTGCGAGCTGGCCCATGCCGGAGAAGGCGGTCTGTGGCTCGCTCCGAATCTCGGGGATTGGCTGGCCCCCGGCGTGGATGTCGCTTGGGCGGCCCAGCATAGCGCCCCGGTCTCCAATGCGTTTCTGATTCGCGATCTCGATCTTACCGCACGAGCGGCGAGATATCTAGGAAACTCGGCAGATGCAAAGCGACTTGAGGCGGCCGCCGCTCGCTGCAGGGCAGCATATCGCGACTCCTTCCTGACGCCTGACGGCCGCATGACCGATGGATATCAGGGTGCTCTGGTTCTGGCCCTCAACTATGTCATCGAGCAAGGTCCCGCATGGGAGGCAACATTCTCGCAGCTTGTCGAAGATGTTGAGACCCACGGACTTCGCACCGGCTTCTTCTCCACTGAGCACCTGCTCGGATTGCTGGCTGACAACGGTGAGGCGAGGCTTGCGTATGACCTGCTGCTGCAGGATGGCTGCCCGGGATGGATGTACCAAGTGAGAAAGGGGGCGACAACCATCTGGGAGCGCTGGGACGCGATTCGCCCCGATGGTTCGGTCAATGAGGATCAGACCTCTGAGCAGTCCAGTGAAAACATGGTCTCCTTCAATCATTATGCGTTCGGCAGCGTCGGCGCGTTTTTGTACCGCCACATCTTGGGAATCGCTCCGATCGAGCCGGGCTACCGTCGCGTGCGGATCGAGCCGCGCGTCGACAGACGTCTGGGACATGCCCAAGGGGAATTCCGATCGGTCGCCGGAGACATCCGCGTCAGCTGGGACCTCGAGCGATCCGAGGCGACGCTCGATGTCGAGCTGCCGGTTTCAGGTGAGGTGCTTGTTCCTGACGGTTCGCGGCACGCGGTCGGCGCCGGGTCGCATCATTTCACGTTCGAGTTCGAACCTGCAGATCGGTTGCAGTGA
- a CDS encoding MFS transporter — protein MTQAAVVTPEQHDEVSYRRAKTWQIALSQMSSGMTMTFYVLVGLLSYVANENYGIALGLAGLILTASRVLDGFLNPILALVMDRVNTKHGKIRLFMIAGWTIRSIAALLLFVWSSGGGVILFVALYLIYIVGNVSCDIASIMIQPVITNDPRQRPVVGVWSTAYSYVVPLLLTVVSNVIILPMFGNRYTSEMLAAVALFYVPLSFVFLALSCIAIKDVDVPENFEGFSAAGEKVRPRDMWHLIKDNRPFQMYIIHCVSAKLSQQTMSQAIVGTVVFGILVGNIQLSTIVSGISSLPQIIFAIIAARYCGKLGSRRVAIASMVVGIILSVAAIAYCSVIDMRLISTSTIPMVIFFALLLFLGAAKMCVTTADTAMRSDVVDYELIRSGKYLPGVVTATYNFIDQFVSSLGITIAAFGVSMVGFAAAAPQPTDAPTPEIKVMGLFLYFVIPALAWVIGLISMKCYHLTREKMVEIQVNIADKKAELAQNPSKQPL, from the coding sequence ATGACTCAAGCAGCTGTCGTCACACCCGAACAACACGACGAGGTCTCCTATCGGCGTGCGAAGACATGGCAGATAGCCCTGTCTCAGATGTCATCGGGCATGACCATGACCTTCTACGTGCTGGTCGGTCTTTTGAGCTACGTCGCCAACGAGAACTACGGGATCGCTCTGGGGCTCGCCGGGCTGATCCTCACCGCGTCGCGCGTCCTCGACGGGTTTCTCAATCCGATACTCGCCCTCGTCATGGATCGAGTGAACACCAAGCACGGAAAGATCCGCCTGTTCATGATAGCAGGATGGACGATTCGCTCGATTGCGGCGCTGCTGCTGTTCGTTTGGAGCAGCGGCGGCGGCGTCATCCTGTTCGTGGCACTCTATCTGATCTATATCGTCGGCAATGTGTCTTGCGATATCGCGTCTATTATGATTCAGCCGGTCATTACCAACGATCCGCGGCAGCGACCCGTTGTGGGCGTGTGGAGCACAGCGTACTCCTATGTGGTCCCGCTGCTGCTCACGGTGGTATCCAATGTCATCATCCTGCCGATGTTCGGCAATCGCTACACATCCGAGATGCTCGCTGCTGTTGCGCTATTCTACGTCCCGCTGTCCTTTGTGTTTCTCGCGCTCAGCTGCATTGCGATCAAAGACGTGGACGTTCCCGAGAATTTCGAGGGATTTTCCGCCGCCGGCGAAAAGGTTCGTCCCAGGGATATGTGGCACCTCATCAAGGACAACAGGCCGTTTCAGATGTATATCATTCATTGCGTCTCCGCAAAGCTGTCCCAGCAGACCATGAGCCAGGCGATAGTGGGAACGGTCGTCTTTGGGATCCTCGTCGGCAACATCCAGCTCAGCACGATCGTCTCCGGAATCTCATCGCTGCCTCAGATCATCTTCGCGATCATCGCCGCCCGGTACTGCGGCAAGCTCGGAAGCCGCAGGGTCGCCATCGCCTCCATGGTCGTCGGCATCATCTTATCGGTTGCGGCTATAGCCTACTGCTCGGTTATCGACATGCGCCTGATCTCGACCTCGACGATTCCCATGGTGATCTTCTTCGCGCTGCTTCTGTTTCTCGGGGCGGCAAAGATGTGCGTGACCACGGCGGATACCGCTATGCGATCGGATGTGGTCGATTACGAGCTCATTCGATCTGGAAAATATCTTCCCGGCGTGGTGACGGCGACCTATAACTTCATCGATCAGTTCGTCTCCTCGCTGGGCATCACCATCGCCGCGTTCGGTGTGAGCATGGTTGGCTTCGCGGCGGCGGCACCGCAGCCCACGGACGCGCCCACGCCGGAGATCAAAGTGATGGGTCTGTTTCTCTATTTCGTGATTCCCGCTCTTGCATGGGTCATCGGGCTGATCTCGATGAAATGCTATCACCTCACGCGTGAGAAGATGGTGGAGATCCAGGTGAACATCGCAGATAAAAAGGCGGAGCTAGCACAGAATCCCTCCAAGCAACCGCTCTAG
- a CDS encoding glycoside hydrolase family 2 protein, protein MRTMTVLSRDWTFVKQAADAEEAARLPGESVEVPHTWNATDGQDGGNDYHRGTCWYVRQLDKPTDLGDRRVWLEFRGAAMSAAVFLNKELLCEHAGGYSTFRVDLTDHLLAHNTIAVSVDNTENDRVYPQTADFTFYGGLYRPVLMLVVPACHFALGPDGGPGIHITTNVDPHLRHATVEAQAWIEGDASEVIFTINETRRAAAVVDGHASATFEMDHIRLWDGLRDPFLYDATASLASGDEVACRFGLRSFEIDPSRGFLLNGRPYPLRGVSRHQDRWGVGTAISDRMMREDMDIIRELGATTVRLAHYQHAQEFYDLCDECGIVVWAEIPYITMQLSDGRANMLSQMRELVVQSYNHPSIAVWGLSNEITAATPVDDALLKNHRDLNDLCHALDPSRLTTMANVFMLETDSELLSIPDVNSYNLYFGWYLGELEQNDSFLDDFHEAHPDMPLGLSEYGADANPDIQSAHPEKGDYSESYQCIYHEHMLEMIQSRPWLWATHVWNLFDFGADGRDEGGKHGQNQKGLVTFDRSLKKDAFYLYRAAWNKKDPFVHLCGSRYVDRAEDVTEVKVYSNCSEVSLFVDGALLGTQRGATVFRFQVPITGEHLIESKSGACCDAIQVRKVDAPNPRYSLSCERAVSNWFDREQVDPDFYSVVDTFGDLRKNDKAKAVIDRTMKEAAASRGDVATRVQDNPALQRMMERMTFLSLLKQGGADEQSVQQLNRVLQSIPK, encoded by the coding sequence ATGCGTACGATGACAGTGCTCTCCCGAGATTGGACGTTTGTCAAACAGGCAGCCGATGCCGAGGAGGCAGCGCGTCTGCCTGGAGAGAGCGTCGAGGTGCCGCACACATGGAACGCGACGGACGGTCAAGATGGCGGCAACGATTACCACCGGGGAACCTGCTGGTACGTTCGTCAGCTGGACAAGCCGACCGACCTCGGTGATCGTCGCGTGTGGCTGGAGTTTCGCGGCGCGGCGATGAGCGCTGCGGTCTTTCTCAATAAGGAGCTGCTGTGCGAGCACGCGGGAGGCTATTCCACCTTTCGCGTCGATCTGACCGATCATCTGCTGGCGCACAACACGATCGCCGTGAGCGTAGACAACACGGAGAACGATCGCGTATACCCCCAGACGGCCGATTTCACATTCTACGGCGGCCTGTATCGGCCGGTGCTGATGCTGGTCGTGCCCGCCTGCCATTTCGCGCTGGGACCCGATGGAGGTCCGGGAATCCACATCACCACTAACGTGGATCCCCATCTCCGGCACGCCACCGTGGAGGCGCAGGCATGGATCGAAGGCGACGCCTCCGAAGTGATCTTCACGATAAATGAAACGCGCCGCGCCGCGGCGGTGGTCGACGGACATGCATCCGCTACGTTTGAGATGGATCATATCCGTCTTTGGGATGGTCTGAGAGATCCGTTTCTCTATGATGCCACGGCGTCGTTGGCATCAGGCGATGAGGTCGCCTGCCGGTTCGGTCTGCGAAGCTTCGAGATCGATCCATCGCGAGGCTTCCTGCTCAATGGCAGACCCTATCCTTTGCGAGGAGTGTCGCGCCATCAGGATCGATGGGGAGTCGGAACGGCGATCAGCGACAGGATGATGCGTGAGGACATGGACATCATCCGAGAGCTAGGTGCCACCACCGTGCGCCTCGCGCACTACCAGCACGCTCAGGAGTTCTACGATCTGTGCGACGAGTGCGGTATCGTCGTATGGGCGGAGATCCCCTACATCACCATGCAACTGAGCGATGGCCGAGCCAACATGCTGAGCCAGATGCGCGAGCTGGTCGTGCAGTCGTACAATCATCCCTCGATCGCGGTATGGGGCCTCTCCAATGAGATCACCGCGGCGACTCCGGTGGATGATGCTCTGCTGAAGAACCATCGAGATCTCAATGATCTGTGCCATGCGCTCGATCCGTCCCGTCTCACGACGATGGCAAACGTATTCATGCTCGAAACCGATAGCGAACTGCTATCCATACCGGATGTGAACAGCTACAACCTGTATTTCGGATGGTATCTGGGGGAGCTGGAGCAAAACGACTCGTTCCTCGATGACTTCCACGAGGCGCATCCGGATATGCCGCTCGGACTTTCGGAGTATGGGGCCGATGCCAATCCGGACATCCAAAGCGCCCATCCAGAAAAGGGAGATTACTCGGAGTCCTATCAATGCATCTACCACGAGCACATGCTTGAAATGATTCAGAGCAGGCCATGGCTGTGGGCCACGCACGTCTGGAATCTGTTCGATTTCGGTGCGGACGGCAGAGATGAGGGAGGGAAACACGGGCAGAACCAAAAGGGCTTGGTCACATTCGACCGCTCGCTTAAGAAGGACGCCTTCTATCTGTACCGTGCCGCTTGGAACAAAAAAGACCCCTTCGTTCACCTTTGCGGGTCGCGATATGTCGATCGCGCAGAGGATGTCACGGAAGTCAAAGTCTATTCAAACTGCTCAGAGGTGTCGCTTTTCGTTGACGGCGCGCTGCTTGGCACGCAGAGAGGCGCCACGGTCTTCCGCTTTCAGGTGCCGATCACCGGCGAGCATCTCATCGAGAGCAAATCCGGCGCATGCTGCGATGCGATACAGGTGCGCAAGGTCGACGCTCCCAATCCGCGGTACTCGCTGAGCTGCGAGCGCGCGGTGAGCAACTGGTTCGATCGCGAGCAGGTCGATCCCGATTTCTACTCGGTCGTGGACACGTTCGGAGATCTGCGGAAAAATGACAAGGCAAAGGCAGTTATCGATCGAACCATGAAAGAAGCCGCGGCGTCAAGAGGCGATGTGGCGACGAGGGTGCAGGACAATCCGGCACTTCAACGCATGATGGAGCGCATGACGTTTCTGAGCCTGTTGAAGCAGGGCGGCGCAGACGAGCAGAGCGTACAGCAGCTCAACCGCGTTTTGCAGTCCATACCCAAGTAG
- a CDS encoding glycoside hydrolase family 1 protein: protein MLPDGFLIGAATAAHQVEGNNVHSDLWALEQMEHSSYVEPSLDAMDHYRRYAEDIALLGSAGLDAYRFSLEWARIEPVEGQFDDGAIEHYRDVIRCCKTHGVEPIVTLMHFSSPFWLTEHGGWESDDTPRRFERYVEKIVSALGDDLGYVCTINEANIGFQIARITELFKRQAQAAQVKAASHDVSGSAAESNLQMGMNLQKMLEVRQLQEKECEQVFGCAVPQTFTSARSKHGDEIVMESHERARRIIRRVAPHVRVGLTLSLHDIVALPGGEQLAHKEWDEEYLHYLPVIEADDFLGVQNYTRSLVGPDGDQPAPEGAELTQAGYEFCPQALEGVIRSVAENFSAELMVTENGIATDDDSRRVAFISEALSGVDRCCADGIPVSGYMHWSLMDNFEWQLGFAMHFGLVHVDRETQCRVPKPSLEHLGSFAKRDH from the coding sequence ATGCTGCCAGATGGATTTCTGATCGGAGCGGCGACCGCCGCGCATCAGGTCGAGGGAAACAACGTGCACAGCGACCTTTGGGCTCTGGAGCAGATGGAGCACAGCAGCTATGTCGAGCCCTCGCTCGACGCTATGGATCATTACCGACGCTATGCCGAGGATATCGCTCTTCTCGGATCAGCAGGGCTCGACGCTTATCGATTCTCTCTGGAATGGGCTCGCATCGAGCCTGTGGAGGGGCAATTCGACGATGGGGCGATCGAGCATTACCGCGACGTCATCCGATGCTGCAAGACGCACGGCGTCGAGCCGATTGTGACCCTGATGCATTTCTCCAGCCCGTTTTGGCTGACCGAACATGGCGGCTGGGAGAGCGATGATACGCCCAGGCGCTTCGAGCGCTATGTGGAGAAGATCGTATCCGCACTTGGAGATGACCTCGGCTATGTGTGCACCATCAACGAGGCAAACATCGGATTTCAGATCGCCCGAATAACAGAGCTCTTCAAACGACAGGCTCAAGCTGCGCAGGTGAAGGCGGCCAGTCATGACGTGTCCGGATCTGCTGCGGAAAGCAATTTGCAGATGGGAATGAACCTGCAAAAGATGCTAGAGGTACGACAGCTGCAGGAAAAGGAGTGCGAGCAGGTATTCGGTTGCGCCGTCCCGCAGACGTTCACAAGCGCCCGCTCAAAGCACGGGGACGAGATCGTGATGGAGTCACATGAGAGGGCGCGTCGTATCATCCGTCGGGTCGCTCCGCATGTTCGAGTCGGTCTTACGCTGAGCCTGCACGATATCGTAGCGTTGCCGGGAGGGGAGCAGCTCGCTCACAAGGAGTGGGACGAGGAATATCTGCACTATCTCCCGGTGATCGAGGCCGACGACTTTCTGGGAGTTCAAAACTACACGCGCTCCCTCGTCGGCCCCGACGGAGATCAACCGGCCCCCGAGGGCGCGGAGCTGACCCAAGCGGGATATGAATTTTGCCCGCAGGCGTTGGAAGGCGTGATTCGATCGGTTGCCGAGAACTTCTCAGCGGAGCTTATGGTCACAGAAAACGGGATAGCGACCGATGACGACAGCCGACGTGTTGCGTTCATTTCCGAGGCGCTTTCCGGTGTCGATCGGTGCTGCGCAGATGGCATTCCTGTGAGCGGATACATGCATTGGAGCCTGATGGATAACTTCGAATGGCAGCTCGGCTTTGCCATGCACTTCGGTCTTGTGCACGTTGATCGCGAAACCCAGTGTCGAGTGCCCAAGCCGAGTCTCGAGCATCTCGGTTCATTCGCCAAAAGGGACCATTGA
- a CDS encoding TetR/AcrR family transcriptional regulator has protein sequence MAYRLYSSKRNKVAQQAIGDALIELLKELPFAEVTIKLICERAGVSRPTFYRHFDATEDVCGFYAAAIFRDISDELEGSIASSPDRRQLIYRFFQAMQRHHQLFDLLRENHLLAALFGHLWILATQHSMGIAPVDDRKRSAGEQAVGDFTAFITGGVYSLAFVWIMQDMSRDIAEMTDAVLRVSHDASEVLSTLAQPAGRGVREQGER, from the coding sequence GTGGCATATCGCCTCTATTCGTCAAAACGAAACAAAGTTGCCCAACAGGCTATCGGAGATGCTCTGATCGAACTTCTGAAAGAGCTCCCTTTTGCAGAGGTGACGATCAAGCTCATATGTGAGCGGGCCGGCGTTTCGCGCCCGACATTTTACCGGCACTTCGATGCGACAGAGGATGTGTGCGGCTTTTATGCCGCGGCGATATTTCGCGATATCAGCGATGAGCTCGAAGGATCGATTGCGAGCAGTCCGGATCGAAGACAGCTCATCTACAGGTTTTTTCAAGCTATGCAACGTCATCACCAGCTGTTCGACCTGCTTCGGGAGAATCATCTGCTCGCAGCGCTTTTCGGCCATCTGTGGATTTTGGCGACGCAGCATTCCATGGGAATCGCTCCCGTAGATGACCGAAAAAGAAGCGCAGGGGAACAGGCTGTCGGAGATTTCACCGCATTCATAACAGGCGGGGTCTACTCGTTGGCGTTTGTCTGGATCATGCAAGACATGAGCCGAGATATCGCAGAGATGACCGATGCCGTGTTGCGCGTGTCGCATGACGCGAGCGAGGTGCTCTCAACGCTTGCGCAGCCGGCAGGGCGCGGTGTTCGCGAGCAGGGCGAGCGCTAG
- a CDS encoding GntR family transcriptional regulator, which translates to MSKLQEQAFQAIRSSIIRLEYKPGEKLILKDLSDHLNMGRTPVRESLVRLQQEGLVRIMPQSGTYVTTIDLDRAENARFVREHLEREVAIECCAIATTADVRLIDRTIRLQERARERHSYNDFFATDNLMHQTLFDIAGRTPVWTWLSATNADLERFRLLRVQTKGLEWEAILKEHHALREAIVARQTTEVGFLISQHLHMMIEERKHVVKTFDTYFSA; encoded by the coding sequence TTGTCCAAACTTCAGGAGCAGGCATTTCAAGCCATCCGCAGCAGCATCATCCGCTTGGAGTACAAACCCGGAGAGAAACTGATCCTCAAGGATCTGAGCGATCATCTGAACATGGGACGAACCCCGGTGCGCGAGTCTTTGGTTCGGCTTCAACAGGAGGGCCTCGTCCGCATCATGCCGCAGAGCGGCACATATGTGACGACGATCGATCTCGACCGTGCTGAAAATGCCCGGTTCGTCCGCGAGCATCTCGAACGCGAAGTCGCGATCGAGTGCTGCGCGATCGCGACAACAGCCGATGTCAGGCTGATTGATCGCACGATCCGCCTTCAGGAGCGTGCGCGCGAGCGTCACAGCTACAACGACTTCTTCGCCACTGACAACCTCATGCATCAGACCCTTTTCGACATAGCGGGACGCACACCGGTCTGGACCTGGCTGAGCGCCACCAACGCCGATCTCGAACGTTTTCGCTTGCTTCGCGTTCAAACCAAGGGCTTGGAATGGGAAGCCATCTTGAAAGAGCACCATGCGCTTCGCGAGGCGATCGTCGCGAGGCAAACGACAGAGGTGGGCTTCCTTATATCACAGCACCTGCATATGATGATCGAAGAGCGAAAACATGTCGTGAAAACGTTCGATACGTACTTCAGCGCTTGA
- a CDS encoding helix-turn-helix transcriptional regulator, whose protein sequence is MSTLKEVRKARGLTQKDVADHLGISRQTYSGYENEQDRMTIGQAKSVCAMLKCEIIEVFAPAGADKN, encoded by the coding sequence ATGTCTACTCTCAAAGAGGTACGCAAAGCGCGCGGGCTGACACAGAAAGATGTTGCAGATCACCTCGGAATATCTCGGCAAACCTATTCAGGATATGAAAATGAGCAGGATAGGATGACCATTGGGCAAGCCAAGTCCGTCTGCGCCATGCTCAAATGCGAGATCATCGAGGTCTTCGCTCCTGCAGGAGCGGACAAGAACTAG